One stretch of Salmo trutta unplaced genomic scaffold, fSalTru1.1, whole genome shotgun sequence DNA includes these proteins:
- the LOC115183002 gene encoding uncharacterized protein KIAA1143 homolog: protein MAKMNKGPKANVSWVKPAEPSFLKKFKNDVGFKEGPTIDTKRLEMSALEDDGGSDREDELPQVVILKKGDLSAEEVLQIKEVKDGTEKEDKPPADGKILFKKPTKRSSDKFQGITASSNKKKKSEGGDEEKKEEKSEKKVKNKSLLSFGEDEDED from the exons ATGGCTAAGATGAATAAGGGTCCGAAAGCGAACGTATCGTGGGTGAAACCAGCAGAACCGTCATTTTTAAAGAAATTCAAGAACGATGTTGGCTTTAAGGAAGGACCCACCATTGACACCAAG CGTTTAGAGATGTCAGCCTTGGAGGATGACGGTGGCAGTGATCGTGAAGATGAGCTGCCTCAAGTTGTCATTCTCAAAAAGGGAGATTTAAGCGCTGAAGAAGTGTTACAGATAAAAGAGGTAAAGGATGGTACAGAAAAAG AAGACAAGCCTCCTGCTGATGGCAAGATCCTGTTCAAGAAGCCCACGAAGCGCTCCTCCGACAAGTTCCAGGGCATCACCGCCAGCTctaacaagaagaagaagagtgaaggaggagatgaagagaaaaaggaggagaAGTCTGAAAAGAAGGTGAAAAACAAGAGTCTTCTCTCTTTCggagaggatgaggatgaggactAA
- the zdhhc3a gene encoding palmitoyltransferase ZDHHC3 isoform X1 — MKSPVHRCRDVERQAACLQTEQPCVPVSQHDPSSMWFIRDACGIVCGVITWMLVFYAEFVVLFVMLLPSKNLTYSLVNGTVFNTLAFLALASHFRAMCTDPGAVPTGNATKEYIESLQLKPGQVVYKCPKCCSIKPDRAHHCSVCKRCIRKMDHHCPWVNNCVGENNQKYFVLFTMYIALISLHSLVMVVFHFLYCFEDDWTKCSSFSPPATVILLILLCFEALLFLIFTSVMFGTQVHSICTDETGIERLKGEQARWEKTSCWEAMKSAFGGPFSPSWLSPFSDLRCKRDPTDHVVLPQGEIIEDDVIEIPLV, encoded by the exons GTGTAGGGACGTGGAGAGGCAGGCTGCCTGCCTGCAGACTGAGCAGCCGTGTGTCCCTGTCTCCCAGCATGACCCCAGCAGCATGTGGTTTATCAG ggATGCGTGTGGCATCGTGTGCGGGGTCATCACCTGGATGTTGGTGTTCTATGCGGAGTTTGTTGTGCTCTTCGTCATGCTGTTGCCTTCTAAAAACCTGACCTATAGCTTAGTCAACGGGACTGTGTTCAACACTCTGGCCTTCCTGGCTCTCGCCTCTCACTTCAGGGCCATGTGCACCGACCCT GGAGCTGTGCCAACAGGAAATGCCACTAAAGAGTACATCGAGAGTCTTCAGCTGAAGCCGGGACAGGTGGTCTACAAGTGTCCCAAGTGCTGCAGCATCAAGCCTGACCGGGCACACCACTGCAG TGTGTGTAAGCGCTGCATACGGAAGATGGACCACCACTGTCCCTGGGTTAACAACTGTGTGGGAGAGAACAACCAGAAGTACTTTGTGCTCTTCACA ATGTACATTGCActcatctctctccactctctggtGATGGTAGTCTTCCACTTCCTGTACTGCTTCGAAGATGATTGGACAA AGTGCAGTTCCTTCTCACCTCCTGCGACcgtcatcctcctcatcctcctgtgCTTTGaggccctcctcttcctcatcttcacCTCTGTGATGTTCGGGACTCAGGTCCATTCCATCTGTACAGATGAGACA ggCATTGAGCGTCTGAAGGGGGAGCAGGCCAGGTGGGAGAAGACTTCCTGCTGGGAGGCAATGAAGTCAGCGTTTGGAGGGCCCTTCTCCCCATCCTGGCTCAGTCCCTTCTCTGACCTCCGCTGTAAGAGGGATCCCACTGACCACGTGGTGCTGCCGCAGGGAGAGATCATCGAGGACGACGTCATAGAGATTCCGCTGGTCTAG
- the zdhhc3a gene encoding palmitoyltransferase ZDHHC3 isoform X2: MKSPVHRCRDVERQAACLQTEQPCVPVSQHDPSSMWFIRDACGIVCGVITWMLVFYAEFVVLFVMLLPSKNLTYSLVNGTVFNTLAFLALASHFRAMCTDPGAVPTGNATKEYIESLQLKPGQVVYKCPKCCSIKPDRAHHCSVCKRCIRKMDHHCPWVNNCVGENNQKYFVLFTMYIALISLHSLVMVVFHFLYCFEDDWTKCSSFSPPATVILLILLCFEALLFLIFTSVMFGTQVHSICTDETGIEQLKKEERRWGKKTKWMNMKAVFGHPFSIFWFIPLTQPGKAHGKAESYQYVV; encoded by the exons GTGTAGGGACGTGGAGAGGCAGGCTGCCTGCCTGCAGACTGAGCAGCCGTGTGTCCCTGTCTCCCAGCATGACCCCAGCAGCATGTGGTTTATCAG ggATGCGTGTGGCATCGTGTGCGGGGTCATCACCTGGATGTTGGTGTTCTATGCGGAGTTTGTTGTGCTCTTCGTCATGCTGTTGCCTTCTAAAAACCTGACCTATAGCTTAGTCAACGGGACTGTGTTCAACACTCTGGCCTTCCTGGCTCTCGCCTCTCACTTCAGGGCCATGTGCACCGACCCT GGAGCTGTGCCAACAGGAAATGCCACTAAAGAGTACATCGAGAGTCTTCAGCTGAAGCCGGGACAGGTGGTCTACAAGTGTCCCAAGTGCTGCAGCATCAAGCCTGACCGGGCACACCACTGCAG TGTGTGTAAGCGCTGCATACGGAAGATGGACCACCACTGTCCCTGGGTTAACAACTGTGTGGGAGAGAACAACCAGAAGTACTTTGTGCTCTTCACA ATGTACATTGCActcatctctctccactctctggtGATGGTAGTCTTCCACTTCCTGTACTGCTTCGAAGATGATTGGACAA AGTGCAGTTCCTTCTCACCTCCTGCGACcgtcatcctcctcatcctcctgtgCTTTGaggccctcctcttcctcatcttcacCTCTGTGATGTTCGGGACTCAGGTCCATTCCATCTGTACAGATGAGACA GGCATAGAACAGTTgaaaaaggaggagagaagatggGGTAAAAAAACCAAGTGGATGAACATGAAGGCGGTATTTGGACACCCCTTCTCCATATTCTGGTTTATCCCGTTGACCCAACCTGGGAAGGCCCATGGGAAGGCTGAATCCTACCAGTATGTGGTCTGA
- the LOC115183004 gene encoding transmembrane protein 42, which yields MISGAFYALLAGFLGAVASSSAKLSLGSDYLKGMCETGLKTWSQDGDYRIIQEETSPCEWLHIPLRLLCGGLLFTSNAVMWTFFSKALRHSSSSARATVTTTASNFVSSAFLGKLIFGETHAALWWVGISLTLSGLLVLHGSTSQPAEAKKEE from the exons ATGATTTCAGGTGCATTTTATGCATTATTAGCGGGCTTTCTTGGAGCCGTCGCCTCCTCGTCAGCCAAGCTGTCTCTGGGCTCAGACTACCTCAAAGGGATGTGTGAAACAGGGCTGAAAACCTGGTCTCAGGATGGGGACTACAGGATTATTCAGGAGGAAACATCACCCTGCGAATGG CTCCACATCCCTCTGCGGCTGCTGTGTGGAGGACTGCTGTTCACCAGTAATGCTGTGATGTGGACCTTCTTCTCCAAGGCTCTGAGacactcctcctcctcagccCGGGCCACGGTCACCACCACCGCATCCAACTTTGTATCCTCT GCATTCCTTGGGAAGCTGATCTTTGGCGAGACCCATGCAGCACTGTGGTGGGTGGGCATCTCTCTAACGCTCTCAGGTTTACTGGTGCTGCACGGATCAACTTCTCAACCAGCAGAGGCCAAGAAGGAAGAGTGA